The proteins below are encoded in one region of Coleofasciculaceae cyanobacterium:
- a CDS encoding DUF3685 domain-containing protein, translating to MLLPNYRLEMTKDKIKLFIVDRDSIFRLGLRTAIAQYADFEVVGEGNISNNTLRELTQGLVLNVLVIGISSHSAESEISSLEFCQQLRQLYPQLPLFLLTPSFSAKQLVKLKSWGVKGYCDRGAGINTVIEGLHAVAYGNTYWRINPSSPKLWQKALSRISKSGRIELEETLQSIDEQLANPNLSDWERVFLVGRRRELLTARWLSNRLVAEEITLIEDRSAAEPKAAGKLALTPATELAFLPVFSDSANKTIFERVVTDIQLGLTNRTNIPLEIDILQSEIQKSLCHLILKRLSETIAQIPIANTLEQNYTAYLTALWSWSTNYFFTQHYGQLAEEEEQQLAILSEQEFSAVNQNIFNYIYGIAELFEYLLGKPGLAVDNIIYQSDDPEAIARLEFLLHNLIIHLANGVMQVLLNNFYDLEVFKYKLYKSEYRSDRSLARFRNQLSWRYRQETYFTHPQNIFESRHRLFVLSSGVVRTMYVYAPRKDELEQLTGIPWLSTIVIETRDAISPLVRKFIALAGSGVVFVLTQVIGKGLGLVGKGIIQGIGSTIKDVPYNKRKP from the coding sequence TTGTTACTGCCAAATTATCGGCTAGAAATGACCAAAGACAAGATAAAGCTGTTTATTGTCGATCGCGACTCCATCTTTCGTTTGGGTTTGCGAACAGCGATCGCACAATATGCCGATTTTGAAGTTGTCGGCGAGGGAAATATTAGCAACAATACTTTACGGGAGCTAACTCAAGGCTTAGTTCTTAATGTTTTGGTTATTGGGATCAGCTCTCATTCGGCTGAGTCGGAAATTTCTAGCCTGGAATTTTGCCAACAGTTAAGACAGCTATATCCCCAGCTACCGCTATTTTTGCTTACTCCTAGTTTTTCGGCTAAACAGCTAGTTAAGCTCAAGTCTTGGGGAGTAAAGGGTTATTGCGATCGCGGAGCTGGAATTAATACCGTTATCGAAGGTTTGCACGCTGTCGCCTACGGCAATACTTACTGGCGGATTAACCCCTCTTCACCTAAACTCTGGCAAAAAGCACTATCTCGAATTAGCAAGTCTGGAAGAATAGAGCTAGAAGAAACGCTACAAAGCATTGACGAGCAGCTAGCCAATCCTAATTTATCAGATTGGGAACGAGTCTTTTTAGTTGGGCGTAGACGAGAGTTATTAACGGCTCGTTGGCTATCTAATCGTTTAGTTGCCGAGGAAATAACTTTAATCGAGGATCGCTCGGCAGCTGAACCAAAAGCCGCGGGTAAACTTGCACTTACTCCTGCTACAGAATTAGCCTTTTTGCCAGTTTTTAGCGACTCAGCGAATAAAACTATATTTGAACGGGTAGTAACTGATATTCAACTTGGTTTGACTAACAGAACTAATATACCTTTGGAAATTGATATTCTTCAGTCAGAAATTCAGAAGAGTCTGTGTCATCTAATCTTAAAGCGGCTGAGCGAAACTATTGCTCAAATTCCGATCGCTAATACTTTAGAGCAAAACTATACTGCTTATTTAACAGCTTTATGGTCATGGAGTACTAACTATTTTTTTACTCAACATTATGGTCAACTAGCCGAAGAAGAAGAACAGCAGCTAGCAATATTGTCCGAACAGGAATTTTCGGCGGTTAATCAAAATATTTTCAACTATATCTATGGCATTGCTGAACTATTTGAATACCTATTAGGAAAACCAGGTTTAGCCGTAGATAATATTATTTATCAGTCTGACGATCCAGAAGCGATCGCCAGACTCGAATTTTTGCTCCATAATTTGATTATTCACCTAGCTAACGGGGTAATGCAGGTGTTGCTCAATAATTTTTATGACCTAGAAGTGTTCAAATATAAGCTCTATAAATCTGAATATCGCAGCGATCGCTCACTGGCTCGTTTTCGTAACCAACTATCTTGGAGATATCGCCAGGAAACATATTTTACTCATCCCCAAAACATTTTTGAAAGTCGTCATCGACTATTTGTTTTGAGCAGTGGTGTAGTTAGAACTATGTATGTGTATGCTCCCCGTAAAGACGAACTAGAGCAACTTACGGGTATACCTTGGCTGTCAACAATAGTGATTGAAACCCGTGATGCGATCTCGCCTTTGGTACGTAAATTTATTGCCTTGGCTGGTAGTGGAGTAGTGTTTGTTTTGACCCAGGTAATTGGCAAAGGTTTGGGGTTAGTTGGGAAGGGAATTATTCAAGGAATTGGTAGCACAATTAAAGATGTTCCTTACAACAAAAGAAAACCCTGA
- a CDS encoding tetratricopeptide repeat protein — MSESLSDRYFALIDEIVELTLQGKISSVERVYRILVEKVETGTGEILERCLNQRIEAAQAQLKTKLKAARVLRALQTIEKQWERWQEENQVDAEISETAQIILAGEPEDYFLRTVDVIDPNQENPLSIDQLVKLAEELKSAAKSQEDAQLAQDWQQLADGISEGLKTFTALEEDLVSWMYGSSSNFSGFDAQRPNPWRIWAQKVSSALPKQLFQTLAQQQSTLAFARVANNLELRGWIELAILLQYIQRGLVTWFDRQPYNSKFGKELSYSTLLTFASIWCELWQALENSNPALADGCFLMMLQILRTFAQREDFPLYSGVFASFSGEYLQDTLDYFDEPLKQVEGTEEKARILTLLGYSQRTAGAYEKAILFHQEALEIAIDANDYHCEIANLNHLSRTNVNLKNYSEAINYSQRALIAARQVGDKLGEANASVNLGYAQVFAARELDSMAAESYSEAIRYLEQGVELAKKQGDSQSQSFGYSSLGIAYVILEQPTAAIASLTKGAELAQYSRDVYLQGLSFSYLAEAYYSIDDRAAAITYGSLGMYLLNQINSLEWRQVAGLLSIIQGQIGAEFNNILGQQRSQIIGLIGVDGYDYLPTLLEDYRS, encoded by the coding sequence GTGTCTGAATCATTAAGCGATCGCTACTTTGCCCTCATCGATGAAATTGTTGAGCTTACTCTTCAGGGAAAGATTAGTTCTGTAGAGCGAGTCTACAGAATACTCGTGGAAAAAGTAGAGACGGGCACAGGAGAAATATTAGAACGCTGTCTCAATCAGCGTATTGAAGCAGCTCAGGCACAGTTAAAAACCAAACTAAAGGCAGCACGAGTACTAAGAGCGTTACAAACTATCGAAAAGCAGTGGGAGCGTTGGCAAGAAGAAAACCAGGTAGATGCCGAGATTTCCGAAACTGCTCAAATTATTTTAGCTGGCGAACCCGAAGACTATTTCTTAAGAACTGTGGACGTGATCGATCCCAACCAAGAAAACCCCTTAAGCATCGATCAACTGGTTAAATTGGCTGAAGAACTTAAATCCGCTGCCAAGTCGCAAGAAGATGCTCAACTAGCCCAGGATTGGCAACAGTTGGCTGATGGCATTAGCGAAGGCTTAAAGACTTTTACTGCCTTAGAAGAAGATTTAGTGAGCTGGATGTATGGTTCGTCCAGTAATTTCTCGGGTTTCGATGCCCAAAGACCAAATCCTTGGCGGATTTGGGCGCAGAAAGTTTCTAGTGCCTTGCCCAAGCAGCTATTTCAAACCTTAGCTCAACAACAATCAACCTTAGCTTTTGCGAGAGTGGCAAACAATTTAGAATTAAGAGGCTGGATTGAGTTGGCGATTCTGCTGCAATATATTCAGCGAGGTTTAGTCACCTGGTTTGATCGCCAGCCCTATAACTCTAAGTTTGGCAAAGAACTATCTTATAGTACTCTATTGACCTTTGCCTCTATCTGGTGCGAACTGTGGCAAGCATTGGAAAATAGTAACCCTGCTTTGGCTGATGGTTGTTTTCTCATGATGCTGCAAATTTTACGTACTTTTGCCCAACGAGAAGATTTTCCTCTCTACAGCGGCGTGTTTGCCTCTTTCTCAGGAGAATATTTGCAGGATACCCTAGATTATTTTGATGAACCTCTCAAACAGGTGGAAGGGACTGAAGAAAAAGCTCGTATTTTAACTTTATTAGGCTATTCTCAGCGGACTGCGGGAGCTTATGAAAAAGCTATTCTTTTTCATCAAGAAGCGTTGGAAATTGCTATTGATGCCAATGACTACCACTGCGAGATTGCCAACCTCAATCATCTCAGTCGCACTAACGTTAATCTAAAAAACTACAGCGAAGCAATAAACTATAGTCAGAGAGCCTTAATTGCTGCCCGTCAGGTAGGTGATAAGTTAGGAGAAGCCAACGCTTCAGTTAACTTAGGCTATGCTCAGGTGTTTGCAGCACGAGAGCTAGATAGTATGGCAGCAGAAAGCTATAGTGAAGCAATTCGTTATCTCGAACAAGGAGTTGAGCTGGCCAAGAAGCAAGGAGATTCTCAGAGTCAATCTTTTGGCTACAGCAGTTTGGGTATTGCCTATGTAATCTTAGAACAGCCTACCGCAGCGATCGCATCTTTGACTAAAGGCGCGGAATTGGCTCAGTATTCTCGGGATGTCTATCTTCAAGGATTGAGCTTCTCTTATCTAGCAGAAGCCTATTACAGCATTGACGATCGAGCAGCGGCTATTACTTACGGCAGCCTAGGAATGTATCTACTGAATCAAATTAATTCCCTTGAGTGGCGACAGGTAGCAGGTTTGCTGTCAATTATTCAAGGGCAGATCGGAGCTGAATTTAACAATATTTTAGGACAACAGCGATCGCAAATTATCGGTTTAATTGGCGTTGATGGTTACGATTATCTACCAACATTGTTAGAAGATTATCGCTCTTGA
- a CDS encoding Ycf51 family protein yields MTNLFTYAKWSGIATIICLVVAIISFVVGWNFRFRLVGVTSFMGVLTVGIFALGLGLFSHTEIPGAVRYSVIYDSGANQAVVAVPPDIDKSAIEPTLIQAATDLYSYGRTGAGGNNQFIVKLRTVLHPQAGISQPLFLGEAKRSLIDRGNKDIQIEVFEQNLAQLT; encoded by the coding sequence ATGACTAATCTTTTTACTTATGCCAAATGGTCGGGAATTGCCACTATTATCTGTCTTGTTGTAGCCATCATCTCATTTGTCGTCGGTTGGAACTTTCGCTTTCGACTGGTTGGGGTAACTAGCTTTATGGGAGTGCTTACCGTAGGAATTTTTGCTCTGGGCTTAGGTTTGTTTTCCCATACCGAAATTCCAGGAGCGGTACGCTATTCTGTAATTTACGATAGCGGTGCCAATCAAGCAGTAGTAGCCGTACCTCCTGATATAGATAAATCCGCTATTGAACCGACATTAATTCAGGCTGCGACCGATCTATACTCTTATGGTAGAACAGGCGCAGGCGGAAATAATCAGTTTATTGTTAAATTAAGAACTGTACTGCACCCTCAAGCAGGAATATCTCAGCCTCTGTTTTTAGGCGAAGCTAAGCGATCGCTGATTGACCGAGGTAATAAAGATATCCAGATTGAGGTGTTCGAGCAGAATTTAGCCCAGCTAACTTAG
- a CDS encoding thermonuclease family protein: MPFTLIQGTFQPDTGNPDGDTVRFAPDNSMLVFMLNRRGRPPRINQDNKTISLRYEGIDAMENGARTPESSNATEKNLDLLGITDTVGETQGYILSNQLDPNGRAISFIFTGKPKDGEADGNSIFLTPERLKTSINYKLIANGNAYPLFYDTLFYDLRQEITNMVQTARKAKKGIWQDDVTTEGVTWKGASSLDKLPPLFPKLWRRLQEYTLDRDFRDDSQTLDEFIDYLQIKRSERVLVLAQARFTGFDNVIEVNGNTIKLLFQPEELIFMS; this comes from the coding sequence ATGCCTTTTACCCTGATTCAAGGAACTTTCCAACCCGACACGGGAAACCCCGACGGAGATACGGTACGTTTTGCGCCCGACAATTCAATGCTGGTATTTATGCTAAATCGCCGAGGTAGACCACCTAGAATCAACCAGGATAATAAAACAATATCTCTACGCTATGAAGGTATAGATGCGATGGAAAATGGCGCACGAACACCTGAATCTTCAAACGCTACAGAAAAGAACTTAGATCTGCTCGGTATTACCGATACTGTTGGCGAAACTCAAGGTTATATTTTATCAAATCAGCTAGACCCTAACGGCAGAGCAATCTCTTTCATTTTTACGGGTAAGCCTAAAGACGGCGAAGCTGATGGAAATAGTATTTTTCTGACTCCAGAACGGCTGAAAACCAGCATAAATTATAAGTTGATCGCCAACGGAAATGCTTACCCTTTATTTTATGACACTTTATTTTACGATCTGCGCCAAGAAATAACTAATATGGTGCAGACTGCCAGAAAAGCTAAAAAAGGTATTTGGCAAGATGATGTTACTACTGAAGGCGTTACTTGGAAAGGAGCTAGTTCTCTTGATAAACTACCACCTTTGTTTCCTAAACTATGGAGAAGGCTACAGGAATATACTTTAGATCGTGATTTTAGAGACGATTCACAGACGCTAGATGAGTTTATTGACTACCTACAAATCAAGCGTTCAGAAAGAGTGCTAGTGCTTGCTCAGGCGCGTTTTACGGGATTTGATAATGTTATTGAAGTCAATGGCAACACCATAAAGCTGTTGTTTCAACCCGAAGAACTTATATTTATGTCTTAG
- a CDS encoding substrate-binding domain-containing protein: MLHKRHNPLVTLAILLALFGVSKPARAFLIAQSNTATTTFTVPDKLNQNAKIQIAASDSSSSINQTLTEKFIAKYPQAQVNIETQASDSALESLLAGKTDLVAISRSLTTQEKAQGLLAIPVSREKIAIVVSNNNSYDGNLTIAQFAQIFRGEITDWSELGGTPGKIQLVDLPDSNDTRQAFPNYPVFQAGELSTGSNTVKLEQDSTDDMIAQLGDNGVGYAVANDVINRDDVKIVTMHQTQPDDPKYPFSQPFSLVYQGTPSEAVQAYLGFATAEGGNQVIASRIGSLTATRNVAIANGLANNTERDYPSSTLKDSLLTKVAHGGNPQDRTFALRVAKSDRTIANALETNPNADLNDSGEITPDVADSGEITLDVADSGEINPDVADSGEINPDVVDSGEITPDVADSGEPLSSNTVDGSAASEIKIAQSDVVTPSAINANGQAAPDTKIAQSDVVTPDAVDGDTPEAQKSENENKWWWWLPIIIGVPLLGAIAASAARRKKSDREPALGNIPDDDSPNGNRGGSPTPGDGGLSAVGANASDELGNSNATGIGNAAIATGGAATNFVGGRNKTEGDRVNEIPSNPVSEFTGQETKLQITDQPTQLQTNADDEINFTSSDEDLSQPSGIGMAGGAALLGGTAASGLFSDRDSTDEMTTNLRENDAVDYFETDTDVSQRQTNPQTTDLSAPSLSEVKSGEVIEADRGAESNIAREFRGDFVLDEETERTPSVESQINTSTGIDSTETLTSIPETVSDEIADSTTPELDLLDDEDTVTNTDVEVAESFNRGQDVEQSVDEEFSSEQNTVIDLGLTETVSDEIADSTTPELDLLDDEETVIDTDSDLNISDRTIQSGAAIAGGAAVSGFFNRRQDTEQSTDFQELDDLDTSLETTRDDFSDNVIADADIEAIPNGVDDSLEEITFDEAEIATDFSLDETIVDTTQTTSADLSLDEISFDDEDNFFNSSLDEITFDEAEIATDFSLDETIVDATQTTSTNSFVNNLDTTTQNQEIDLDDLGFDELESTDSLSFDLLSDNTAEITSLSDDQSNDMNNISEWLDSLDTRNQNTDNISEWLDTLDTNNLDPILEDGNQETAFESSEEDEDISFQFLEDLLERDANPNRDDQ, translated from the coding sequence ATGTTACATAAAAGACATAATCCTTTAGTTACCTTAGCCATATTACTAGCCTTGTTTGGAGTATCTAAACCTGCTAGGGCTTTTTTAATAGCTCAGTCAAATACAGCCACTACAACTTTTACTGTTCCTGACAAGCTTAATCAGAATGCGAAAATACAGATAGCAGCTTCTGATAGTAGCAGTAGTATTAACCAAACTTTAACCGAAAAGTTCATTGCCAAATATCCTCAGGCACAAGTTAATATCGAAACTCAGGCTTCAGACAGTGCCTTGGAAAGCTTATTAGCAGGAAAAACAGACCTCGTGGCAATTAGTCGTTCTTTGACGACCCAAGAAAAAGCGCAAGGATTGCTGGCAATTCCCGTTAGTCGAGAAAAAATTGCGATCGTTGTCTCCAATAATAATTCTTATGATGGCAACTTGACCATCGCTCAATTTGCTCAAATTTTTCGCGGAGAAATTACCGACTGGTCTGAGTTAGGTGGTACTCCAGGCAAAATCCAGCTAGTAGACTTACCCGATAGCAACGACACTAGACAGGCTTTTCCTAACTATCCAGTCTTTCAAGCAGGAGAACTTAGTACAGGTTCTAATACGGTAAAGTTGGAACAGGATAGTACTGACGATATGATTGCTCAATTAGGCGATAACGGAGTTGGTTATGCTGTTGCCAATGATGTGATTAACCGTGATGATGTCAAGATCGTAACCATGCATCAAACTCAGCCTGACGATCCAAAATATCCTTTTTCCCAACCTTTTAGCCTAGTATATCAGGGAACTCCTAGCGAGGCGGTACAGGCATATTTAGGCTTTGCCACCGCAGAAGGCGGAAACCAGGTTATTGCTAGTCGAATAGGTTCTTTGACAGCGACTAGAAATGTAGCAATTGCTAATGGGTTGGCAAATAACACAGAGCGCGATTACCCTTCAAGTACCCTAAAGGACTCGCTTCTTACAAAAGTTGCTCATGGGGGAAACCCCCAAGACCGCACTTTTGCGCTTCGCGTCGCGAAGAGCGATCGCACTATAGCTAACGCACTTGAAACTAACCCCAATGCAGATTTAAATGACAGTGGCGAGATTACTCCTGATGTAGCAGACAGTGGCGAGATTACTCTTGATGTAGCAGACAGTGGTGAGATTAACCCTGATGTAGCAGACAGTGGTGAGATTAACCCCGATGTAGTAGACAGTGGCGAGATTACTCCTGATGTAGCAGACAGTGGCGAACCTCTTTCCTCAAATACGGTAGATGGGTCAGCAGCCTCAGAGATAAAGATTGCTCAGAGTGACGTGGTCACACCTAGTGCCATCAATGCAAATGGTCAAGCAGCCCCAGACACCAAGATTGCTCAGAGTGACGTGGTCACACCTGATGCTGTAGACGGGGATACTCCAGAGGCACAGAAGAGCGAAAACGAGAACAAATGGTGGTGGTGGCTACCGATAATCATTGGAGTTCCATTACTAGGAGCGATCGCAGCTTCAGCTGCAAGACGTAAAAAGAGCGATCGCGAACCAGCGCTCGGCAATATTCCCGATGATGATTCTCCAAATGGCAACAGGGGTGGATCGCCTACTCCTGGCGATGGCGGTCTGTCAGCGGTAGGTGCGAATGCATCAGACGAGCTTGGTAACAGTAACGCTACGGGAATTGGCAATGCTGCTATTGCTACAGGAGGTGCTGCTACCAATTTTGTGGGTGGTAGAAACAAAACTGAAGGCGATCGAGTTAACGAAATACCTTCTAACCCTGTTAGTGAGTTCACAGGGCAAGAAACCAAATTACAAATTACCGATCAGCCAACCCAACTACAAACTAATGCTGACGATGAGATCAATTTTACTAGTTCTGACGAAGATCTGTCCCAACCAAGTGGGATAGGGATGGCAGGTGGTGCAGCATTATTAGGTGGTACAGCAGCTTCAGGATTATTTAGCGACCGGGACTCGACAGATGAGATGACGACAAATCTCAGAGAAAACGACGCTGTAGACTATTTTGAAACTGATACAGACGTTTCACAACGGCAGACTAATCCTCAAACAACAGATCTAAGCGCTCCAAGTTTGAGCGAGGTTAAATCTGGTGAAGTTATTGAAGCCGATCGAGGAGCAGAAAGCAATATTGCTAGAGAGTTTAGAGGAGATTTTGTTCTAGATGAAGAAACAGAAAGAACACCTTCGGTTGAATCACAGATCAATACTTCCACTGGTATAGACTCAACAGAAACGTTGACCAGTATTCCTGAAACAGTTTCAGATGAGATAGCTGACTCAACTACCCCTGAGCTCGATCTATTGGATGATGAAGACACTGTTACCAACACCGATGTAGAAGTTGCGGAGTCCTTTAATCGAGGACAAGATGTTGAGCAGTCTGTAGATGAAGAATTTAGCTCAGAGCAAAACACCGTAATTGATCTAGGCTTAACCGAAACAGTTTCAGATGAGATAGCTGACTCAACTACCCCTGAGCTCGATCTATTGGATGATGAAGAGACTGTTATTGACACGGATTCAGATCTAAATATTAGCGATCGCACTATCCAAAGCGGTGCAGCGATCGCGGGAGGTGCAGCAGTATCGGGATTTTTCAATCGAAGACAAGACACTGAGCAATCGACCGATTTTCAGGAATTAGATGATCTTGATACTTCCCTAGAAACTACTCGTGATGACTTTAGTGATAATGTTATCGCCGATGCCGATATTGAAGCTATTCCTAATGGTGTGGATGACAGTCTAGAAGAAATTACTTTTGATGAGGCTGAAATCGCCACGGATTTTAGTTTAGATGAGACAATTGTCGATACGACTCAAACTACTTCAGCAGATCTTAGCTTAGATGAAATTAGCTTTGATGATGAGGATAATTTCTTTAACTCCAGCCTCGATGAAATTACCTTTGATGAGGCTGAAATCGCCACGGATTTTAGTTTAGATGAGACAATTGTCGATGCGACTCAAACTACTTCAACCAACAGTTTTGTTAATAACTTGGATACAACGACTCAAAATCAAGAGATAGATTTGGATGATTTGGGTTTTGATGAATTAGAATCGACAGACAGCTTGTCTTTCGATTTATTAAGTGACAACACGGCTGAGATTACTAGTTTATCTGACGACCAATCTAATGATATGAACAATATCTCAGAATGGTTAGATAGCTTGGATACTCGTAATCAAAATACTGACAACATTTCAGAATGGCTAGATACGCTAGACACTAACAATCTTGACCCTATTTTAGAAGATGGCAACCAGGAAACAGCTTTTGAATCCAGCGAAGAAGATGAGGATATTTCATTTCAATTTTTAGAAGATTTATTGGAACGCGATGCTAACCCAAACCGTGATGATCAATAG
- a CDS encoding iron-containing alcohol dehydrogenase family protein produces MSKKATTASTTISSYTPLAIAPARVLRGENCLANSGREIARLGIRPLVVGGQTLKVIEPVLEPVFKAEKLVSQLANYSPDCAETSLARLKDAVQQHQADLIIGVGGGKALDLAKLLAAQSDLPVVTVPTSGATCAAWTALSNVYSEVGAFQYDVTLSRCPDLLILDYGLVRTAPRRTLIAGIGDAIAKWYEASVSSGDSTATLLISAVQQARILRDILLQKSAIALNQPDSDEWREVVDATVLLAGVIGGVGGADCRTVAAHAVHNGLTHLLEAHDVLHGEKVAYGILVQLRLEEMVQGNQLAASARKQLLQFYTDIGLPKTLEDLGLADISLAQLRQVTAIATQPQSDIHRLPFQVSPEQLAAAMVSTVTESTPAGAKR; encoded by the coding sequence ATGAGCAAAAAAGCCACCACAGCATCAACTACAATAAGTAGTTACACACCTTTGGCGATCGCCCCTGCCAGGGTATTACGGGGCGAAAACTGTCTAGCCAATTCGGGCAGGGAAATTGCTAGATTGGGTATTCGTCCCCTAGTGGTGGGCGGACAAACTTTAAAGGTAATCGAGCCTGTCTTAGAGCCTGTCTTTAAAGCAGAAAAGCTAGTTAGTCAGTTGGCTAACTATAGTCCTGACTGTGCAGAAACTTCACTCGCCAGGTTAAAAGATGCGGTTCAACAGCATCAAGCTGATTTAATCATTGGTGTAGGTGGTGGCAAAGCTTTGGATCTGGCAAAATTACTGGCCGCTCAGAGTGACTTGCCCGTAGTTACTGTTCCTACTTCTGGAGCTACCTGCGCTGCTTGGACAGCTTTATCTAACGTTTATTCTGAAGTGGGAGCATTTCAGTACGACGTAACTCTCAGTCGTTGTCCAGATTTATTAATTCTCGATTATGGTTTGGTACGTACTGCTCCTCGACGAACTTTAATCGCGGGAATTGGCGACGCGATCGCTAAATGGTATGAAGCTTCTGTAAGTAGTGGCGATTCGACTGCTACGTTATTAATTTCAGCAGTACAGCAAGCTCGAATCTTGCGCGATATCTTATTGCAAAAATCGGCGATCGCCTTAAACCAGCCTGATAGCGATGAATGGCGCGAAGTAGTTGATGCGACAGTGTTGCTTGCTGGTGTAATCGGTGGCGTTGGTGGCGCAGACTGTCGCACAGTGGCAGCCCATGCGGTTCATAACGGTTTAACTCATTTACTTGAAGCTCACGACGTGCTGCATGGCGAAAAGGTAGCTTACGGTATTTTAGTCCAGTTGCGCTTGGAAGAAATGGTACAGGGAAATCAGTTAGCTGCCTCTGCGAGAAAGCAGTTATTACAGTTTTACACCGACATCGGGTTACCCAAAACTCTAGAAGACTTAGGATTAGCAGATATTAGTTTGGCTCAACTGCGACAGGTTACGGCGATCGCTACTCAGCCCCAGTCAGATATACATCGACTACCTTTTCAGGTGTCTCCAGAACAGCTAGCAGCAGCAATGGTATCTACCGTAACCGAAAGCACACCAGCAGGAGCTAAAAGGTAA